The following coding sequences are from one Deinococcus apachensis DSM 19763 window:
- a CDS encoding IS701 family transposase, whose translation MIAPQDNVLPLRRFLRPFQRVLGHARRRKWCPLYLRGLMAPLERKSLQPLAEYVAPGEYAQLHHFVTVSPWPDDHLEAVLARQAQRLVGGRDAVLIVDDTAFPKQGECSVGVGRQYCGVLGKVANCQVLVSLTLAKNDLPVPLALRLFLPKVWTEDAQRCAAVGVPQGHRPFLTKKQSALQEIDRVRRQGVRFKVVVADAGYGNSAEFRQALSARGLTWAVGVPGTQKVYSTNVELLTGKRSKTGRLLVPVPNEQRQSVSQLLLALPPHQWVSRTWRTGTKGPRRARFAVLRVRVADGGEQHDGSHLPGEEVWVVGERRSTGERKYYLTNHPSKTTKIAIIRDIKARWSCEQVHQQLKEELGLDHFEGRSWRGLHHHALLCMMAMTYLQALRFSAGQTERLTLPAARRQLGPTLPRDSTASPTRDPPR comes from the coding sequence CGCTCCTCAGGACAACGTGCTGCCCCTTCGGCGCTTCCTGCGTCCTTTCCAGCGGGTCCTGGGCCATGCTCGGCGACGCAAGTGGTGTCCGCTATATCTGCGCGGCTTGATGGCCCCCCTCGAACGCAAGAGCCTGCAACCCCTGGCTGAATATGTTGCTCCGGGTGAGTATGCCCAGCTCCATCATTTCGTGACCGTGAGTCCCTGGCCGGATGACCACCTGGAAGCTGTGTTAGCTCGACAGGCTCAACGGTTGGTGGGGGGTCGAGACGCGGTGTTGATCGTGGATGACACGGCGTTCCCGAAGCAAGGCGAATGCAGCGTGGGGGTCGGTAGACAGTATTGCGGCGTGTTGGGTAAGGTGGCGAACTGCCAGGTCTTGGTCTCGCTGACCCTGGCCAAGAACGACCTGCCCGTTCCTCTGGCGCTGCGGCTGTTCCTCCCCAAGGTGTGGACTGAGGATGCACAGCGGTGTGCGGCTGTCGGTGTCCCGCAGGGACACCGACCATTCCTGACCAAGAAGCAATCGGCCCTGCAGGAGATCGACCGGGTCCGGCGGCAAGGCGTGAGGTTCAAAGTGGTCGTGGCCGATGCCGGGTATGGGAACAGCGCGGAGTTCCGTCAGGCCCTCTCGGCTCGGGGGCTGACCTGGGCGGTCGGTGTCCCAGGCACGCAAAAGGTGTACTCCACGAACGTGGAGCTGCTAACGGGGAAGCGGTCCAAGACGGGGAGGCTGCTGGTGCCCGTTCCCAACGAGCAACGCCAGAGCGTTTCTCAGCTCCTGCTGGCTCTCCCGCCCCACCAGTGGGTGTCACGCACCTGGCGCACAGGCACGAAGGGACCTCGGCGGGCCCGTTTTGCCGTCTTGCGGGTTCGAGTGGCGGATGGCGGGGAGCAGCACGACGGCTCACACCTTCCCGGGGAGGAAGTCTGGGTGGTGGGAGAACGTCGTTCCACGGGGGAGCGTAAGTACTACCTCACCAACCATCCGAGCAAGACGACGAAGATCGCGATCATTCGGGATATCAAGGCGCGCTGGTCCTGCGAACAGGTGCACCAGCAGCTCAAGGAAGAACTGGGGCTCGATCACTTCGAAGGGCGCTCCTGGCGAGGTCTCCATCACCACGCGCTGCTTTGCATGATGGCCATGACTTACCTCCAAGCCCTGCGGTTCAGCGCTGGGCAGACGGAACGGCTGACCTTGCCTGCTGCACGTCGGCAGCTCGGTCCAACACTCCCCAGAGACTCCACTGCGTCTCCCACTCGTGATCCGCCGCGTTGA